CGCGGCGGTGAGCGGCTCCATGCCCTCGTACACCTTGCCCGCCCGCTCGGTGTCTCCCTTGAAGCGCACCAGCGAGAACTCCGTCTCCACCATGCCGGGCTGCACGTCCGTCACCCGCACGCGCGTGCCCGCCAGGTCCGCCTTCAGGTTCTGGGAGAACTGGTGCACGAACGCCTTGGTGGCCCCGTACACGTTGCCGCCCGGGTAGGGGTAGGTGGCCGCCACCGAGCCCAGGTTCACCACGTGCCCCCGGTTGCGCCGCACCATGCCCGGCAGGAGCGCGCGCGTCACGTACACGAGCCCCTTGCAGTTGGTGTCGATCATCGACTCCCAGTCCTCCAGTGACGCCTCGTGCGCGGGCGCCAGCCCCAGCCCCAGCCCCGCGCTGTTGACGAGCACGTCCACGTCGGCGAACCCAGGCGGCAGGGAGGCGAGCGAGGACTCGACCTGTTCGCGCGAGCTGACGTCCAATACGAGACAGTGGGACGGGGTAGGGAGGCGTGCGGCGAGGGAATGCAACCTGTCCTCACGGCGTCCCACTAGGATGAGGCGCGCGCCTTCCTGGGAGAGCGAGAAGGCGCAGGCTTCACCAATACCCGAGGTGGCCCCGGTCACCAGGGCCGTCCATCCTTGAAGCGTATTCATGGCCGCCGATCCTAACGGTGTGGGGGAGGAGTGCACGTGTCTCATGACACCCGGAGTCTGATTCCCGTGGGTTCTCGCGTTAACATGGGCGTCATGACGCCCGCTCGTGCTCTCAACGCGATCCACCTGCGCCAGGGTCATCCCGACTTCCTGGATCTGCCCTGGCACCTGCCGCTGGAGGCCTGGACCCGCGAGGTGTGTCCGCGCCTGGTCGAGGTGCCGCGCGGTCTGTCGCGGCACACGGTCGTCTTCGTGAGCTACGGGGCGGAGATCTACGCGCTCAAGGAGCTGCCCATGCCCATCGGGCAGCGCGAGTACGACGTGCTGCGCGGCCTGGAGGAGCGGCGGCTGCCCTCGGTCACTCCCGTGGGGCACGCGCGCGTGCGCGCCCCGGATCAGCCCGGCAACGAGGTGGCCATCCTCTTCACCCAGTACCTGAGCTCGTCGCTGCCCTACCGCGTGCTCTTCATGAACAAGGGTCTGGAGCGCTACCGCGAGCGGCTCCTCGACGCGATGGCCAGCCTGCTCGTGCGCCTGCACCTGGGTGGCTTCTTCTGGGGCGACTGCTCCCTGTCCAACGTGCTCTTCCGCCGCGACGCGGGCGAGCTGCAGGCCTACGCGGTGGACGCCGAGACGTCCGAGCTGCACACGAAGCTGTCCGACGGCCAGCGCGAGCTGGACTTGATGATCATGGAGGAGAACGTCACCGGGGGCCTGGCGGACCTGGCGGCCATGGAGGAGGTGGAGCTGCCCGCCTCGCTCGACGTGTACGAGACGGCTCCGAGCATCCGCCAGCGCTACGAGCGGCTGTGGACGGAGATCAACAAGGAGATCCCCATCTCGCGCAG
Above is a window of Cystobacter fuscus DNA encoding:
- a CDS encoding SDR family oxidoreductase → MNTLQGWTALVTGATSGIGEACAFSLSQEGARLILVGRREDRLHSLAARLPTPSHCLVLDVSSREQVESSLASLPPGFADVDVLVNSAGLGLGLAPAHEASLEDWESMIDTNCKGLVYVTRALLPGMVRRNRGHVVNLGSVAATYPYPGGNVYGATKAFVHQFSQNLKADLAGTRVRVTDVQPGMVETEFSLVRFKGDTERAGKVYEGMEPLTAADIADVVVWCVTRPARVNINVIEVMPADQGFGPFNVKRR
- a CDS encoding DUF4032 domain-containing protein produces the protein MGSRVNMGVMTPARALNAIHLRQGHPDFLDLPWHLPLEAWTREVCPRLVEVPRGLSRHTVVFVSYGAEIYALKELPMPIGQREYDVLRGLEERRLPSVTPVGHARVRAPDQPGNEVAILFTQYLSSSLPYRVLFMNKGLERYRERLLDAMASLLVRLHLGGFFWGDCSLSNVLFRRDAGELQAYAVDAETSELHTKLSDGQRELDLMIMEENVTGGLADLAAMEEVELPASLDVYETAPSIRQRYERLWTEINKEIPISRSESYRIHERIRALNDLGFSVGEVDLVASGDGSQLRMRTIVTDREYHRHQLHNLTGLVAEERQAAMLLNEVRELKATLTRELNRSVPLSVAAFRWLDERFRPTLNKFQKDLGPAADEAELYCQVLEHKWFLSEKAKRDVGLDAAIKAYVALRREQPAPALLRSESAPLLVESTALRIPSA